The Pyramidobacter porci genome includes a window with the following:
- a CDS encoding transposase, with protein MEYANRRRKARREAFLEQMDKIIPRADWVIVTATHYPSGKRGRPPLGVETTLRMYLTQNWFNLSDEGIEDAIYDSNVMRTFLRINFLQQQVPDATTLLHFRHLLEKHELGKALFDDIRSRRDKAGLIMHGGSVVDATLISAPSSTKNQNGERDPANAFDEKRRPVVFWHESPCRRRRRKRVCPYHHRDLRQRS; from the coding sequence ATGGAATACGCAAATCGCAGAAGAAAAGCCAGGAGAGAAGCATTTCTTGAGCAAATGGATAAAATTATCCCGCGGGCTGATTGGGTCATCGTGACAGCGACGCATTATCCGTCCGGCAAACGGGGACGCCCTCCTCTTGGTGTCGAGACGACGCTACGCATGTACCTCACGCAGAACTGGTTCAATTTGTCCGATGAAGGCATCGAAGACGCCATCTACGACAGCAATGTCATGCGTACGTTCCTGAGGATCAATTTCCTCCAGCAGCAGGTACCGGACGCAACAACCCTGCTGCACTTCCGTCACCTTCTTGAGAAGCATGAGCTTGGCAAAGCCTTGTTCGACGATATCCGGAGCAGACGTGACAAGGCCGGTTTGATCATGCACGGAGGCAGCGTCGTCGACGCAACGCTCATCAGCGCTCCGAGTTCAACGAAGAACCAAAACGGCGAACGAGATCCTGCAAATGCATTCGACGAAAAAAGGCGGCCAGTGGTATTTTGGCATGAAAGTCCATGCCGGCGTCGACGCCGGAAGCGGGTATGTCCATACCATCATCGGGACCTCCGCCAACGTTCATGA
- the ispG gene encoding (E)-4-hydroxy-3-methylbut-2-enyl-diphosphate synthase encodes MKRTVRIGPLTLGAGAPIRVESMLKTRLDDTAACLKQLTELQSEGCELVRVAFPKPELKDRLRALNASSPLPLMADIHFDPALAVAAMEAGCPSIRINPGNMGSPERLAAVVDLARERRVVIRIGANSGSVNDVQLRRAGGDRGAALALAVGEQMEMLLSLKFYDIIVSAKSTDLEESLRANVLLQRRYGDFPFHVGITESGSGLDGVVKSACGLSRLLALGIGDTMRVSLSQPPANEVRTAYSILRALNLRQRGGRLVSCPTCGRRQLEVAAVIPQLAPILEELPDGYTLAVMGCEVNGPREARHAQLGVAGSPSGAVIFKDGKIVERVESGGVIEALRRHLPKKS; translated from the coding sequence ATGAAAAGAACCGTGCGGATTGGTCCCCTGACCCTGGGCGCCGGCGCGCCGATCCGGGTCGAATCGATGCTGAAAACGCGTCTCGACGACACGGCCGCGTGTCTGAAACAGCTGACCGAACTTCAGTCCGAAGGCTGCGAACTGGTGCGCGTCGCGTTTCCCAAGCCGGAACTGAAAGACCGACTGCGCGCCCTGAACGCTTCCTCGCCGCTGCCGCTGATGGCGGACATTCACTTCGATCCGGCGCTTGCCGTCGCGGCCATGGAAGCCGGCTGTCCTTCCATCCGCATCAATCCCGGCAACATGGGCAGCCCCGAGCGTCTGGCGGCCGTCGTCGACCTGGCGCGGGAACGCCGGGTCGTCATCCGTATCGGCGCCAACAGCGGTTCGGTCAATGACGTGCAGCTTCGGCGCGCCGGCGGCGACCGCGGCGCCGCTTTGGCGCTGGCGGTCGGGGAGCAGATGGAAATGCTGCTGTCGCTGAAATTTTACGACATTATCGTTTCCGCCAAGTCGACTGATCTGGAAGAATCCCTGCGCGCCAACGTCCTTCTCCAGCGCCGCTACGGCGATTTTCCGTTCCACGTGGGGATCACCGAATCGGGCAGCGGATTGGACGGCGTCGTCAAAAGCGCCTGCGGACTGTCGCGGCTTTTGGCGCTGGGCATCGGCGACACGATGCGCGTCAGCCTGTCACAGCCGCCCGCGAACGAAGTGCGGACGGCCTACAGCATCCTGCGGGCGTTGAATCTGCGCCAGCGCGGCGGACGGCTGGTCTCGTGCCCGACCTGCGGACGGCGCCAGCTGGAAGTGGCCGCCGTTATTCCACAGCTCGCCCCGATATTGGAAGAACTGCCCGACGGCTATACGCTGGCCGTGATGGGCTGCGAAGTGAACGGTCCGCGCGAGGCCCGCCACGCGCAGCTCGGCGTCGCCGGTTCGCCGTCGGGCGCGGTGATCTTCAAAGACGGGAAGATCGTCGAGCGCGTCGAAAGCGGCGGCGTGATCGAGGCGCTGCGGCGTCATCTGCCGAAGAAATCTTGA
- a CDS encoding IS5 family transposase (programmed frameshift) — MEITQGQYERIEKYLPRQRGNVSMSNLQLINAILYVTENGCKWRTLPKSYGNWHTIYVRMNRWSKNGVLQRLFEALQMENIIRVKVESICLDSTSAKVHPDGTGALKKEGKQAIGRSRGRLTTKIHMVAATDRSAVSFALSGGEAHDSPEGIALLDKIIRAPEQKYILMDRAYEGESMRKKAKEKGYSPAVPPKSNRKDPWEYDKERYKQRSEIERYFPRLKRFRKIFTRYDKLDVLFCGFIYFAMIVDAI; from the exons ATGGAAATTACGCAAGGACAATACGAGCGAATTGAAAAATACTTGCCCCGTCAGCGCGGGAATGTGAGCATGAGCAATCTCCAACTGATCAATGCGATACTGTATGTCACGGAAAACGGCTGTAAATGGAGGACATTGCCGAAATCCTATGGAAACTGGCATACGATTTATGTACGCATGAACAGGTGGAGCAAAAACGGCGTTTTACAGCGCCTGTTCGAAGCGTTGCAAATGGAGAACATTATTCGCGTAAAGGTCGAATCGATCTGCCTGGACAGCACATCGGCAAAGGTTCATCCCGACGGGACAGGCGCTTTGAAAAAAGAGGGAA AACAGGCCATTGGAAGATCGAGAGGCAGGCTCACAACGAAGATTCATATGGTCGCCGCAACTGACAGATCGGCTGTCAGCTTCGCGCTCTCCGGAGGAGAAGCCCATGACTCGCCGGAAGGCATCGCACTGCTTGACAAGATCATAAGAGCTCCAGAGCAAAAATACATCCTGATGGACAGAGCTTACGAGGGAGAGAGTATGCGGAAGAAAGCGAAGGAGAAGGGGTATTCTCCGGCTGTTCCTCCCAAATCGAACCGCAAAGATCCGTGGGAGTATGATAAGGAGAGATATAAGCAACGCAGTGAGATAGAGCGATATTTCCCGCGTCTTAAGCGATTTCGGAAAATATTTACCCGTTACGATAAGCTTGACGTGCTGTTCTGTGGATTCATCTACTTTGCTATGATTGTAGATGCAATTTAG
- a CDS encoding transposase — MHSTKKGGQWYFGMKVHAGVDAGSGYVHTIIGTSANVHDVTQPHALIREDDGVVSGDSGYLGVEKRQEIREDERLSKVDFRINRRPGSIKTLGVGRSYDRSRESRKLSTRSKVEHLFQIVKRYFGCRKTSYRGIAKNMNKFFVLFGCANLVMCLRAGRTEELSACGAYPITVSV, encoded by the coding sequence ATGCATTCGACGAAAAAAGGCGGCCAGTGGTATTTTGGCATGAAAGTCCATGCCGGCGTCGACGCCGGAAGCGGGTATGTCCATACCATCATCGGGACCTCCGCCAACGTTCATGATGTGACGCAGCCCCATGCACTGATACGGGAGGATGATGGGGTCGTCTCCGGAGATTCAGGCTATCTTGGCGTAGAGAAACGCCAAGAGATCAGAGAAGACGAGCGCCTCTCGAAAGTTGATTTTCGTATCAACCGGCGTCCCGGCAGCATCAAGACATTAGGCGTAGGCAGATCATATGATAGATCCCGGGAAAGTCGTAAATTATCGACACGCAGTAAAGTCGAACACCTCTTTCAGATCGTGAAGAGATACTTTGGCTGCCGCAAGACATCGTATCGAGGCATAGCGAAAAACATGAACAAATTCTTCGTTCTGTTTGGCTGTGCCAATCTTGTCATGTGCCTTCGAGCTGGACGAACGGAAGAGTTGTCCGCCTGTGGGGCATACCCCATAACCGTCTCCGTTTAA